In Streptomyces sp. NBC_00414, a single window of DNA contains:
- a CDS encoding alpha/beta hydrolase, whose translation MTPSLNSTNSTNSTVFVLVHGAWHGSWQWAATQRALTGLGAASVAVDLPGHGFGAPLPSGYLRPGRPGLLTERSQLADVTMDDCADAVLDTLRRVRRYGCVVLVAHSAGGGPASLAAERAPELVDGVVYLSAFVPAGRPRFFDYLSAPENATALGQGLNLGDPEALGAVRIDPLSSDPAYVEELRQTHYHDTPVDRFDRWRSALSPDLPLAVPTTPVTLTAARWGRIPRTFLRCADDRALPTAAQDLMIAEADRAMPDQPFTVRTLPGSHSPFAARPQELAEALVR comes from the coding sequence ATGACCCCCTCCCTGAACAGCACGAACAGCACGAACAGCACCGTCTTTGTCCTGGTGCACGGTGCCTGGCACGGCTCGTGGCAGTGGGCGGCGACGCAGCGGGCGCTCACCGGTCTCGGTGCCGCGAGCGTTGCCGTCGACCTGCCCGGGCACGGCTTCGGCGCTCCCCTGCCCAGCGGATACCTGCGGCCCGGCCGCCCCGGCCTGCTGACCGAGAGGTCGCAGCTCGCCGACGTGACGATGGACGACTGCGCCGACGCCGTCCTGGACACACTGCGCCGGGTCCGCCGCTACGGCTGTGTCGTGCTCGTCGCGCACAGCGCGGGCGGCGGCCCCGCGTCGCTGGCCGCGGAGCGCGCGCCCGAGCTGGTCGACGGCGTCGTCTACCTCTCCGCGTTCGTCCCCGCCGGCCGCCCCCGGTTCTTCGACTACCTGAGCGCGCCCGAGAACGCCACCGCTCTGGGGCAGGGCCTCAACCTCGGTGATCCCGAGGCGCTGGGGGCCGTACGGATCGACCCGCTCTCGTCGGACCCCGCCTACGTCGAGGAGCTGCGGCAGACCCACTACCACGACACGCCCGTCGACCGCTTCGACCGCTGGCGCTCCGCGCTCAGCCCCGATCTGCCGCTGGCCGTCCCGACGACCCCCGTCACCCTCACCGCGGCACGGTGGGGCCGTATCCCGCGTACCTTCCTGCGCTGCGCGGACGACCGGGCGCTGCCGACGGCCGCACAGGACCTGATGATCGCGGAGGCCGACCGGGCCATGCCGGACCAGCCGTTCACCGTCCGCACCCTGCCGGGCAGCCACAGCCCGTTCGCCGCCCGCCCGCAGGAACTCGCCGAGGCGCTGGTCCGGTGA